A region of the Sphaeramia orbicularis unplaced genomic scaffold, fSphaOr1.1, whole genome shotgun sequence genome:
AGTGTGCTAATGTGtactaacatgaacaaatgtgtactaatgtgaacaaTTGTCTAttaatgtgaacaaatgtgtactaatgtgtattaatgtttactgatgtgaacaaatgtgtactaatgtgtattaatgtttactgaagtgaactaaTGTGTACTAACGTGAATGAATGTGTACTAATGCATCCTAATGTGAACGAATGTGttctaatgtgtactaatgtgtacgaatgtgaacgaatgtgtactaatgtgtacgaatgtgtactaatgtgtacgaatgtgtacgaatgtgaacaaatgtgtacaaatgtgtacaaatgtgaacgaatgtgtacaaatgtgtactactgtgaacgaatgtgtactaatgtgtactaatgtgaacgaACGTGTACCAACGTtaacaaatgtgtactaatgtgaacgaatgtgtactaatgtttACTAATGTGAACGAAAGTGTGCTAATGTGTACTAACgtgaacaaatgtgtactaatgtgaacgaTTGTCtactaatgtgaacaaatgtgtactaatgtgtattaatgtttactgatgtgaacaaatgtgtactaatgtgtattaATGTTTACTGATGTGAACTAATGTGTACTAACGTGAATGAATGTGTACTAATGCATCCTAATGTGAACGAATGTGttctaatgtgtactaatgtgaacggatgtgtactaatgtgaaggAATGTGTACTAATGTTTACTAATGTTTACTGCTGTGTACTAATGTGCACgaatgtgaacaaatgtgtactaatgtgaagtaatgtgaatgaatgtgacctaatgtgtacgaatgtgtactaatgtgtactaatgtgaacgaatgtgtactaatgtttACTAATGTGAACGAAAGTGTGCTAATGTGTACTAACgtgaacaaatgtgtactaatgtgaacgaTTGTCtactaatgtgaacaaatgtgtactaatgtgtattaatgtttactgatgtgaacaaatgtgtactaatgtgtattaATGTTTACTGATGTGAACTAATGTGTACTAACGTGAATGAATGTGTACTAATGCATCCTAATGTGAACGAATGTGttctaatgtgtactaatgtgaacggatgtgtactaatgtgaaggAATGTGTACTAATGTTTACTAATGTTTACTGCTGTGTACTAATGTGCACgaatgtgaacaaatgtgtactaatgtgtacgaatgtgaacgaatgtgtactaatgtgtacgaatgtgtactaatgtgtacgaatgtgtacgaatgtttactaatgtgtacgaatgtgtactaatgtgtacgaatgtgtacaaatgtgaacgaatgtgtacaaatgtgtactactgtgaacgaatgtgtactaatgtgtacgaatgtgtactaatgtgtacgaatgtgtactaatgtgtacgaatgtgaacgaatgtgtactaatgtgtacgaatgtgtactaatgtgtacgaatgtgtacgaatgtgtacaaatgtgtactaatgtgtacgaatgtgaacgaatgtgtactaatgtttACTAATGTGAACGAAAGTGTGCTAATGTGTACTAACgtgaacaaatgtgtactaatgtgaacaaTTGTCtactaatgtgaacaaatgtgtactaatgtgtattaATGTTTACTGATGTGAACAAATTTGTACTAATATGTATTAATGTTTACTGATGTGAACTAATGTGTACTAACGTGAATGAATGTGTACTAATGCATCCTAATGTGAACGAATGTGttctaatgtgtactaatgtgtacgaatgtgaacgaatgtgtactaatgtgtacgaatgtgtactaatgtgtacgaatgtgtactaatgtgtacgaatgtgaacaaatgtgtacaaatgtgtacaaatgtgaacgaatgtgtacaaatgtgtactactgtgaacgaatgtgtactaatgtgtactaatgtgaacgaACGTGTACCAACGTtaacaaatgtgtactaatgtgaacgaatgtgtactaatgtttACTAATGTGAACGAAAGTGTGCTAATGTGTACTAACgtgaacaaatgtgtactaatgtgaacgaTTGTCtactaatgtgaacaaatgtgtactaatgtgtattaatgtttactgatgtgaacaaatgtgtactaatgtgtattaATGTTTACTGATGTGAACTAATGTGTACTAACGTGAATGAATGTGTACTAATGCATCCTAATGTGAACGAATGTGttctaatgtgtactaatgtgaacggatgtgtactaatgtgtactaatgtgaacggatgtgtactaatgtgaaggAATGTGTACTAATGTTTACTAATGTTTACTgctgtgtactaatgtgaactaatgtgaaaaatgtgtactaatgtgaagtaatgtgaatgaatgtgacctaatgtgtactaatgtgaataaatgtgtactaatgtgtactaatgtgaacaaatgtgtactactgtgtactaatgtgaacaaatgtgtactaatgtgaactaatgtgaactaatgtgaaaaaatgtgttCTAATGTGTACTAATATGAATGAATGTGacctaatgtgtactaatgtgaccAAATGTGTACTAAATTGAAGTAATGTGAACAAATGTTTACTAATTTCTGCTAATGTGTACTAATatgaacaaatgtgtactaatgtgaacaaatgtgtactaatgtaaattaatgtgaacaaatgtgtattaatgtgtactaatgtgaacgaatgtgtactaatgtgtacgaatgtgaacgaatgtgtactaatgtgtacgaatgtgtactaatgtgtacgaatgtgtactaatgtgtacaaatgtgaacaaatgtgtacaaatgtgtacaaatgtgaacaactgtgtacaaatgtgtactactgtgaacgaatgtgtactaatgtgtactaatgtgaacgaACATGTACCAATGTtaacaaatgtgtactaatgtgaacaaatgtgtactaatgtttACTAATGTGAACGAAAGTGTGCTAAAGTGTACTAACgtgaacgaatgtgtactaatgtgaacgaTTGTCtactaatgtgaacaaatgtgtactaatgtgtattaatgtttactgatgtgaacaaatgtgtactaatgtgtattaATGTTTACTGATGTGAACTAATGTGTACTAACGTGAATGAATGTGTACTAATGCATCCTAATGTGAACGAATGTGttctaatgtgtactaatgtgaacggatgtgtactaatgtgaaggAATGTGTACTAATGTTTACTAATGTTTACTACTGTGTACTAATGTGCacaaatgtgaacaaatgtgtactaatgtgaactaatgtgaaaaatgtgtactaatgtgaagtaatgtgaatgaatgtgacctaatgtgtactaatgtgaataaatgtgtactaatgtgtactaatgtgaacaaatgtgtactactgtgtactaatgtgaacaaatgtgtactaatgtgtactaatgtgaactaaTGTGAACTAATTTGAAAAAATGTGTTCTAATGTGTACTAATATGAATGAATGTGacctaatgtgtactaatgtgaccAAATGTGTACTAAATTGAAGTAATGTGAACAAATGTTTACTAATTTCTGCTAATGTGTACTAATatgaacaaatgtgtactaatgtgaacgaatgtgtactaatgtaaattaatgtgaacaaatgtgtattaatgtgtactaatgtgaacgaatgtgtactaatgtgtactaatgtcaACAAaggtgtactaatgtgtactaatgtgaacgaATGTGTTCTAATAtgaacgaatgtgtactaatgtgtacttaTGTTGAAGAATACGTACTAATGTGTACTAATTTTTACTAATGTCAACGAATGAgtactaatgtgtactaatgttaATGGATGTGTACTAAAGTGTACTAATGTGAACggatgtgtactaatgtgaacggatgtgtactaatgtgaaagAATGTGTAgtaatgtgaacaaatgtgtcataatgtgtactaatgtgaacaaatgtgtactaatgtgtaccactgtgaacgaatgtgtactactaatgtgtactaatgcGTACTAATGTGAACTAATGTGTACTACTGTGAAGGAATGTGTACTAAAGCAAACAAATGTGAACGAATCTTTACTAATGTGAACGATTATctactaatgtgtactaatgtgaacaaatgtgtactaatgaGTATTAATGTTTACTGATGTGAACTAATGTgcacgaatgtgtactaatgtttACTAATGTGTACTAATCTGAACGAATGTGTAATAATTTtactaatgtgaaaaaatgtgtactaatgtttactaatgtgaacgaatgtttactaatgtgtactaatgtgaatgaatgtgtactaatgtgtactacTCTGAACGAATGTGTAGtaatgtgaacgaatgtgtactaatgtgtactacTCTGAACAAATGTGTAGtaatgtgaacgaatgtgtactaatgtctACTAACGTAAACAAATGTGTACTTATATGtgctaatgtgtactaatgtgaatgaatgtgtactaatgtgtactacTCTGAACGAATGTGTAGtaatgtgaacgaatgtgtactGATGTGTACTAAAGTGAAGGAATGTGTACTTATGTGTACTCATGTAAACGAATGATTACTAATGTGTACCCATGTGAACGAATGTTTACTAATatgaacaaatgtgtactaatgtgaactaaTTTGAAGGAATGTGTACTTATGTGTACTCATGTGAACAAAGGTGTACTAATGTGTACCAATGTGTACAAATGTGAACGAATTTGTACTAATGTGTACTCGTGAAAGAATTTGTAGTAATGTGAACAAATGTTTCCTAATGTGAACGTATGTGTACTAATGCGAaagaatgtgtactaatgtgaacgaatgtgtactaatgtgatcTAAtgtgaactacagggtggggaagcaaactttacaatattctgaggcagggatgtaaagacagtgtatgaccagttagtttattgaaagtcatgagaatttatttgccacaagaaaatgtccataatagaaaatgtttttattctatgtgtcctccttctttctcaataactgccttcacacgcttcctgaaacttgtgcaagtgttcctcaaatattggggtgacaacttctcccattcttctttaatagtatcttccagacttccagactttttggtaatagttttgctcatagtcattctcttctttccattataaacagtctttatggacactccaactatttttgaaatctcctttggtgtgacgagtgcattcagcaaatcacacactctttgacgtttgctttcctgattactcatatgggcaaaagtttgtgaaaaggtatggataatagtgttaggtatgattatgacatcagtatatgtttgggttcaaaacaactgacgtagtgtctgctgagaaaaaacaactaaattttcactgtacatttggcttccccaccctgtaatgtgaacaaatgtgtgCTAATGTGAAAGtatgtgaacaaatgtgtactaatgtgacctaatgtgtactaatgttaAGTAATGTGAACAATTGTGTACTAATTTTTGCAAATGTGAACTAATATaaacaaatgtgtactaatgtgtactaatgtgaactaatgtgaaaaaatgtgtactaatgtgaaggAATGTGACCTAATGTGAATGATTGTctactaatgtgtactaatgtgaacgaatgtctactaatgtgtactaatgtgttctaatgtgaatgaatgtgtactaatgtgttctaatgtgaacgaatgtgtactaatgtgttctaatgtgaacgaatgtgtactaatgtgtactaatgtgaacaaatgtgtaataattttactaatgtgaaaaaatgtgtaCTAATTTGTACTAACGTAAACGAATTTGTACTAATGCTTACACATatgtactaatgtgtactaatgtgaacgaAAGTGTACCAATGTtaacgaatgtgtactaatgtgtactaacGTGAACAAATGTGTACTTATATGTACTAATGTGTAGTAATGTGAACGAATGTGTTCTAATGTGTACTACTGTGAACGAATGTGTAGTAATGTGAtctaatgtgaacaaatgtgtattaatgtgtactaatgtgaactaaTGTGAACTAATGTGTATTAATGTGGACTAATGTGTACCACTatgaacaaatgtgtactaatgtgaactaatgtgaacaaatgtgtactaatgtgtactaatgtgaactaaTGTGTACTGATGTTAAGTGAAGAATTGTGTACTAATTTTTGCAAatgtgaacaaatacaaacaaatgtgtactaatgtgaagtATTGTGAataaatgtgtactaatgtgaacaaatgtgtattaatgtgtactaatgtaaccggtggtgtcggactctgcgttgtgttcttttttcttttaatgatgagacccgcatgtgtgtgtctttggaggtagtctccgtttattgatctgacgaaatgataaaacataaagacctccGGTCAGTACCCCACGTAAAgcgcactcctgcacaaaccaaataataaagaaatatgtttaaatacattacaAGTGCCTAATACTGCCTAAACTAGTtggttcatgaaaaaaaattaaattaacagaagttaaaccaaaaattttcacaaactacacggctgcttacctctcccacagaaaaccggaacaaaagggaggaggcaaaggcgcgaaaactccagTTATAGTGCGCAGCGTTACACTGTAAACTgttcgatggggaacagaccaaaacaaaaagttccacacacactgatccggaggcccacaatgtcaggtactaaaccaaaagaaattaaaataaaatgaacagattttgtgtaattataacaatacacaatataatatacatacccacagtGCTGCTAAATAATTGACTCTTTTACACTAATGTGAACTAATGTGAACAAATCTGTACTAATGTGAACTAATGTGAATAAATGTGTGCTAATATGAACTAATGTGAACAGATctgtactaatgtgtactaatgtgaagaaatgtgtactaatgtgaactaaTGTGAAGAAATGTTTACTAATGTGAACTAATGTGAACAAATCTTTACTAATGTGTAGTAATGTGAACTAATGTGTGCTAATATGAACTAATGTGAAAAGCTttactaatgtgtactaatgtgaacaaatgtgtattaatgtgtACTAATTTGAACTAATGTGAACAAATctgtactaatgtgtactaatgtgaaaaaatgtgtactaatgtgaactaatgtgaacaaatgtgtattaatatgtactaatgtgaactaatgtgtactaatgtgaaaaaatgtgtaTTAATATGTACTAATGTGaactaatgtgtactaatgtgaactaaTGTGTGCTAATATGAACTAATGTGAAAAGCTttactaatgtgtactaatgtgaacaaatgtgtattaatgtgtACTAATTTGAACTAATGTGAACAAATctgtactaatgtgtactaatgtgaactaTTGAgaacaaatgtgtattaatgtgtactaatgtgaacaaatgtgtactaatgtgaactaaTATGTAGTAATGTGaactaatgtgaacaaatgtgtactaatgtgatcTAATGTGTACTGTTAAGTAATATGAAGAATTGTGTACTAATTTTTGCAAATGttaacaaatattaaaaaaaatgtgtactaatgtgaacaaatgtgtattaatgtgtactaatgtgaacaaatgtgaactaatgtgtattaatgtgtactaatgtgaactattgtgaacaaatgtgtactaatgtgaactaaTGTGAACAAATCTTTACTAATGTGTAGTAATGTGAACAAATTtgtaataatgtgaacaaatgtgtattaatgttaAGTAATGTGAACAACTGTGTACTAATTTTATTAAATGTGAACTAATATaaacaaatgtgtactaatgtgtactaatgtcaactaatgtgaaaaaatgtgtattaatgtgtactaatgtgaacaaatgtgtactaatgtgaacaaatgtgtattaatgtgtACTAATGTAAACTATTGcgaacaaatgtgtactaatgtgaactaaTGTGAACAAAATGTGTATTAATGTGTACTAGTATGAACAAATGTGTAGCAATGTGTACTAATatgaacaaatgtgtactaatgtgaacaaatgtgtattaatgtgtacaaatgtaaactattgtgaacaaatgtgtactaatgtgaaaaAATCTGTACTAATTTGTATTAATGTGtcctaatgtgtactaatgtgaacaaatgtgtactaatgtgaacaaatgtgtattaatgtgtACTAATGTAAACTATTGcgaacaaatgtgtactaatgtgaactaaTGTGAACAAATCTGTACTAATTTGTACTAATGTGtcctaatgtgtactaatgtgaacaaaATGTGTATTAATGTGTACTAGTATGAACAAATATGTAgcaatgtgtactaatgtgaacaaatgtgtactaatgtgaacaaatgtgtattaatgtgtactaatgtaaactattgtgaacaaatgtgtactaatgtgaaaaAATCTGTACTAATTTGTATTAATGTGtcctaatgtgtactaatgtgaacaaatgtttactaatgtgaactaatgtggaaaaaatgtgtatcaatgtgtactaatgtgaacaaatgtgtactaatgtgaactaatgtgaacaaatgtgtactaatgtgaactaatgtgaacaaatgtgtattaatgtgtACTAATGTAAACTATTGTGAGCAAAGgtgtactaatgtgaactaatgtgaactaatgtgtactaatgtgaactaatgtgaactaatgtgtactaatgtgaactaatgttaaaaaatgtgtaCTGTttactaatgtgtactaatgtgaatgaatgtgaccttatgtgtactaatgtgaataaatgtgtactaatgtgtactgaTGTGACCAAATGTGTACTAAATTGATGTAATGTGAACAAACGTGTACTAATTTTtgctaatgtgaacaaatatgaacaaatgtgtactaatgtgtactaatgtgaaaaaatgtgtaCTGTttactaatgtgtactaatgtgaatgaatgtgaccttatgtgtactaatgtgaataaatgtgtactaatgtgtactgaTGTGACCAAATGTGTACTAAATTGAAGTAATGTAAACAAACGTGTACTAATTTTtgctaatgtgaacaaatatgaacaaatgtgtactaatgtgtactaatgtgaaaaaatgtgaactaatgtgaactaatgtgaacgaatgtgtagtaatgtgtactaatgtgaacaaatatgaagtcaTGTGTagtaatgtgtactaatgtgaaaaaagtgtactaatgtgtactattgtgaacgaatgtgtactaatgtgaacgaatgtgtacttatatgtactaatgtgtactaatgtgaatgaatgtgtactaatgtgtactacTGTGAACGAATTTGTCGTAATGTCTACTCATGTGAACGAATGTATACTAATatgaacaaatgtgtactaatgcGTACTAATTTGAAGGAATGTGTACTCATGTGAATGAATGTGTAGTAATGTGaactaatgtgaacaaatgtgtactaacgtgtactaatgtgaacaaatgtaGAATAATGTGtactattttgaaaaaatgtgtactaatgtgtactaattttaacaaatgtgtactaatgtttACTAATGTGAAAAactgtgtactaatgtgaactaatgtgaacaaatgtgtactaatgtgtactaatgtgaacaaatgtgtactaatgtgtactaatgtgaacaaatgtgtactaatgtgaaaaTGTGTACTAATGGATAATAATGTGTACTAATATGAATGAATATGAACCGGTCGTTCATAAAATACTTTGTGACTGACACGTTCCAGAATGTATTTCAGGAGTACTCCTCTTCCATCCACATCATATTTTTAAAGCAGAGTAAATGTAGATCTCTGCacctgtttttgatttttttcgttggtgaaaaaactggaaaagttgtcatttctgttttatttgaaCCAGAGTGGACACAGAAACACAGGGATAACAGTGTGAAGGTCCTCCAGGTCCTCATTTATAAACAGAGCAGAGTTTACACCAGCCAATAATGAGTCAGATATGAACGACAGGAGGAAAAgacaacaggaaaaacacatgATGATGGAGAACAGGGATGACATCACAactgtcagccaatcagctgcACTCATTTCCTTTGATGAGGAAGAAGGTTCCGGTGGCCACGCCCAGAAGACCAACGGTCAGTCCCAGACCACAGAAGACAGCTGGACCCACACTGGACTGAGGAACGTCCACATCTGGACACAAAGAAAAGAGgtcagagaggagagagaggagagagagagaggggagagagagaggagagagagcgagagagagggagagagagagagagcgagagagagggagagagagagagagcgagagagagggagagagagagagagagagcgagagagagggagagagagagagggagagagagagcgagagagagggagagagagagaggagggggggggagagggagagggagggggggagggagaaagagagagtacACTGGCCTCTGATTGGGTTGATGTGCTCAGTGGTCAGTCAGTGTGTCCTGGTCCTTACTCCACATCCTGGTCAGTGGTCAGTCAGTGGTCAGTGTGTCCTGGTCCTTACCCCATATCCTGGTCAGTGTTCAGTCAGTGGTCAGTCAGTGGTCAGTGTGTCCTGGTCCTTACCCCATATCCTGGTCAGTGTTCAGTCAGTGTTCAGTCAGTGGTCAGTCAGTGGTCAGTGTGTCCTGGTCCTTACCCCATATCCTGGTCAGTGTTCAGTCAGTGGTCAGTGTGTCCTGGTCCTTACCCCATATCCTGGTCAGTGTTCAGTCAGTGGTCAGTCAGTGGTCAGTGTGTCCTGGTCCTTACCCCATATTCTGGTCAGTGTTCAGTCAGTGTTCAGTCAGTGGTCAGTCAGTGGTCAGTGTGTCCTGGTCCTTACCCCATATCCTGGTCAGTGTTCAGTCAGTGTTCAGTCAGTGGTCAGTCAGTGGTCAGTGTGTCCTGGTCCTTACCTCATATTCTGGTCAGTGTTCAGTCAGTGTTCAGTCAGTGGTCAGTCAGTGGTCAGTGTTTCCTGGTCCTTACCCCATATCCTGGTCAGTGTTCAGTCAGTGGTCAGTCAGTGGTCAGTGTGTCCTGGTCTTACCCCATATCCTGGTCAGTGGTCAGTCAGTGGTCAGTGTGTCCTGGTCCTTACCCCATATCCTGGTCAGTGTTCAGTCAGTGGTCAGTCAGTGGTCAGTCAGTGGTCAGTGTGTCCTGGTCCTTACCCCATATCCTGGTCAGTGTTCAGTCAGTGTTCAGTCAGTGGTCAGTCAGTGGTCAGTGTGTCCTGGTCCTTACTCCATATCCTGGTCAGTGTTCAGTCAGTGGTCAGTCAGTGGTCAGTGTGTCCTGGTCCTTACCCCATATCCTGGTCAGTGTTCAGTCAGTGTTCAGTCAGTGGTCAGTCAGTGTTCAGTCAGTGGTCAGTCAGTGGTCAGTGTTTCCTGGTCCTTACCCCATATCCTGGTCAGTGGTGTGCTCAGTGCTGGGTGCTGGACTGTACAGCTGTAGATGTCTCCCTGCTTTGGGGTGAACTCCAGTCTGGAGATCTGGCTGAAGGTTCCGTCTTTGCTGGGGTAGGGAACGTTCCCGGTGGCGGCGCCGCTCACGTTCCGTTCGTTATGGGTCCACTGGACCTGAACGGGAGCGGGATAGAACCCAGACACGTGACAGACCAGAGTGTTCTGGACGTCCAGAAGAACGTCTTCTTTAGGATAGATGAGGACAGCAGAAGGAGCGTCTGAGAACACAGAGTAGATCCACGtcagtatttaacatttttaacacatgATTAAAACATGTTCAGTTTTTTCTACAGTTTTATCTGAAAGCTTCAGTTATTGTTAATAATATTGTGTTTCAGTTTTACATGTTTCATTCTTTAAATCTGCTCTGAACATTTAAACTTTAATGGGTTTGTTCACAGTCAAAGGTCTGGGTTTATAAAGTGGATCCttcagtggttctggttctggttgtggttctggttctggttctggttctggttgtggttctggttctggttgtggttgtggttctggttctggttgacaTCTTCAGTATGTGAGTGTCCAGATGAAGGCCTTTAAACAGCAGACAGGATGCTTTACTGTTTGATGGAGTCTCCTCCTGTACTGGTCCAGATGTGGTTCTGTGATCTGAGCTCCATCTGCTCCTCTGTCTTTGATCAGATCACTGATGGTGGGTCAGACCTTTAACTGTCCTGAGGAGCCCACCCCCTCTGACCTCTGGTCTAACCTGCATTTGTAGCTGTTATTTATGGGCTGTGGTTGATGTTCATGTCATATCTGTGTACATGGTCATGTTATGAGCTCATGGTCATCTCCCACTCTCAGATGTCCACTCAgttcctgtcagtccagtgtttaCTGGTTGTAATCCAACACTCCAGCAGCATTCTTCAGGACATGGTGTCCATCTGTCTCTGAAACATCTTCAACTTCCAAAACTGAGCTGAATGACTGCAGTTCAAAGGGTATGAGTTCTGGTCAGGTTATGGCAGAAGGACGGTTGTTCTTTGAATAAAGTGCTTTGAGTCTAGTTTGCTTCATTTTTAAATTCAGATTCATCATCTACACAGAATGAAACAAAACTTAGTGACATTGGACACCAAAGGACAGATCTACTGAAGGTTTGTGTGTTAAAACATGTCCAAACTCACTGCACATGCAAACACCTGTATAAACTGGTTTACTAACAGTGACACACTGAAGGTTTACTGAAGGTGGAAAACTGTCCAAACTTCACtgttcacacaaacacatgtataaACTGACCCACTAACAGACACACTGAGGGTTCCTCAGGTCAGATGGTCACAGTAGTTCAACACATGGAGCATGTGTTTGTCCTGATGAATGTGACATATGGAGCTGTGTGGTAGGAGTACTACAAACATGTGTTTAGTCCACTCTGTGTTTGACCACACCTGACACTGC
Encoded here:
- the LOC115416805 gene encoding H-2 class II histocompatibility antigen, A-Q alpha chain-like codes for the protein MNDRRKRQQEKHMMMENRNDITTVSQSAALVPFDEEEGSGGHAKKTNGQSQTTEDSWTHTGLRNVHIWTQRKEILTWIYSVFSDAPSAVLIYPKEDVLLDVQNTLVCHVSGFYPAPVQVQWTHNERNVSGAATGNVPYPSKDGTFSQISRLEFTPKQGDIYSCTVQHPALSTPLTRIWDVDVPQSSVGPAVFCGLGLTVGLLGVATGTFFLIKGNECS